In one window of Kiloniellales bacterium DNA:
- a CDS encoding Na+/H+ antiporter subunit C: MEAALAVLVGILVATSVYLMLARNVLKFLIGLVLLSNAANLTIFTAGRLNRAVPPLIPEGLDAPAGVVANALPQALVLTAIVIGFGLLAFALVLVYRGYRALGTLDSDAMREAEPVGGDAKGGEGPAA; the protein is encoded by the coding sequence GTGGAGGCGGCGCTCGCGGTCCTGGTCGGCATTCTGGTGGCGACGAGCGTCTACCTGATGCTCGCCCGCAACGTGCTGAAGTTCCTGATCGGCCTGGTGCTGCTCAGCAACGCCGCCAACCTGACCATCTTCACCGCCGGCCGGCTGAACCGGGCGGTGCCGCCGCTGATTCCGGAGGGCCTCGACGCCCCGGCCGGCGTTGTCGCCAACGCCTTGCCGCAGGCCCTGGTCTTGACCGCGATCGTGATCGGCTTCGGCCTGCTCGCCTTCGCCCTGGTTCTGGTCTACCGCGGCTACCGAGCGCTGGGCACGCTCGACAGCGACGCGATGCGCGAGGCCGAGCCGGTCGGCGGGGACGCGAAAGGCGGGGAAGGACCGGCGGCGTGA
- a CDS encoding Na+/H+ antiporter subunit D, with amino-acid sequence MSWLLSLPILLPLGTAILTFLLRGRRAAARWISLGGCLALLGVALGLLAEVWAQGLLAAQMGAWPAPFGITLVADLLSAVMVLITAVTGLAVAVYALADIDGRQERLGYHALFHVLLAGVCGAFLTGDLFNLYVWFEVMLIASFGLLVLGQSKAQLDGGIKYVALNLVSTVMLLTGIGLLYGLTGTLNLADLHRAVAEVENQGLLSVIAVLFIVAFGIKAALFPLFFWLPASYHTPAVAISAVFAGLLTKVGVYALIRMFTLVFTQDLAFTHGLLLVIAALTMITGVLGAAAQSEFRKVLSFHIVSQIGYMVLGLALYTPLALLGAVFYLVHHIIVKANLFLISGIARRLTGSFELGAIGGLYKSSPLLAVLFLVPAFSLAGFPPLSGFWAKFLLIKASLETGAYIAAAVALVVGLLTVFSMTKIWAEAFWKPHPTGVAPVLGRLERRELLALLAPVMALAALTVTIGLAPEPFLAFAERAAGQLLDPTAYVQAVLGGRT; translated from the coding sequence GTGAGCTGGCTCCTCTCCCTGCCGATCCTGCTGCCCCTCGGGACCGCGATCCTGACCTTTCTGCTGCGCGGCCGGCGCGCGGCTGCGCGCTGGATCAGCCTCGGCGGCTGCCTGGCCCTGCTCGGCGTCGCGCTCGGGCTGCTGGCCGAGGTCTGGGCGCAGGGCCTGCTGGCGGCCCAGATGGGCGCCTGGCCGGCGCCCTTCGGCATCACCCTGGTCGCCGACCTGCTGAGCGCGGTCATGGTGCTGATCACCGCGGTCACCGGCCTGGCCGTGGCGGTCTACGCCCTGGCCGACATCGACGGCCGCCAGGAGCGGCTGGGCTATCACGCGCTCTTCCACGTCCTGCTCGCCGGAGTCTGCGGCGCCTTCCTGACCGGCGACCTCTTCAACCTCTACGTCTGGTTCGAGGTCATGCTGATCGCCTCCTTCGGGCTTCTGGTCCTGGGGCAGAGCAAGGCGCAGCTCGACGGCGGCATCAAGTACGTCGCCCTCAACCTGGTCTCGACCGTGATGCTGCTGACCGGGATCGGGCTGCTCTACGGCCTGACCGGCACCTTGAACCTCGCCGATCTGCACCGCGCCGTCGCCGAGGTCGAGAACCAGGGCCTGCTGAGCGTGATCGCGGTCCTCTTCATCGTCGCCTTCGGGATCAAGGCCGCGCTCTTCCCGCTGTTCTTCTGGCTGCCGGCCTCCTACCACACGCCGGCGGTGGCGATCTCGGCGGTCTTCGCCGGCCTGCTGACCAAGGTCGGGGTCTACGCCCTGATCCGCATGTTCACCCTGGTCTTCACCCAGGACCTGGCCTTCACCCACGGCCTGCTGCTGGTGATCGCCGCGCTGACCATGATCACCGGGGTGCTGGGCGCCGCGGCGCAGAGCGAGTTCCGCAAGGTGCTCTCCTTCCACATTGTCAGCCAGATCGGCTACATGGTGCTGGGGCTCGCGCTCTACACGCCCTTGGCCTTGCTCGGGGCGGTCTTTTACCTGGTCCACCACATCATCGTGAAGGCGAACCTCTTCTTGATCAGCGGCATCGCCCGGCGCCTGACCGGGTCCTTCGAGCTCGGCGCCATCGGCGGGCTCTACAAGTCCAGCCCCCTGCTCGCCGTGCTGTTCCTGGTGCCGGCCTTCTCACTGGCCGGCTTCCCGCCGCTCTCCGGATTCTGGGCGAAGTTCCTGCTGATCAAGGCGAGCCTGGAGACCGGCGCCTACATCGCTGCCGCGGTCGCCCTGGTGGTCGGCCTGCTGACCGTCTTCTCCATGACCAAGATCTGGGCCGAGGCCTTCTGGAAGCCGCATCCGACCGGCGTCGCGCCGGTGCTCGGCAGGTTGGAGCGGCGCGAGCTCCTGGCCTTGCTGGCGCCGGTGATGGCCCTGGCCGCGCTGACGGTGACCATCGGCCTGGCGCCCGAGCCCTTCCTGGCCTTCGCCGAGCGCGCCGCTGGGCAGCTCTTGGACCCGACGGCCTATGTCCAGGCTGTCCTTGGAGGCCGAACATGA